ACAAGCGGCGGCTAATTTAAAAAGGATTTTGGATGATTATTGTGATGCATCAGGACAAAAGTTGAATTTGGATAAATCTGGTATTCTCTTTAGTCCGAGTACAACACTAGCAAAGGCACAAGAGACCATGAGTAATCTTCGAGTACGATCTTCAAAAGGTATTGGAAAATATTTGGGGATTCCCGCGGAGTTTCAGGAATCTAAGAAGGGGATTTTTGATTCTCTTCTTGATTATGTCACCAAACGCATCTCTTCATGGAATGGAATATTCTTATCGGCAGCTGGTAGGCTTACCTTAATTTCTTCAGTCCTATCAAATCTCTctaattactttctatcggttttCAAAATTCCGGTAAGTGTGTTAGCAAAGCTCAATTCTCTGttggcacaattttggtgggCTGGGTGTAAACTGGGGAAAAAGCTTCATTGGTGCAGCAAGAATTTTCTAAGTCTTCCTAAGAGTTTGGGAGGATTGGGTATTAGAAATGTTGGATGTCTCAATAAGGCGCTGCTTGCTAAACATGGTTGGAGGCTTGTCTCGGGGGATGATTCTTACTTTAGTAGGATTTTCCGACGAAAGACTTTTGGAACGAATACCTTTGTTGATGGACTTCGACCTAGACATGGTTCGGGCTGTTCATGGGGGATTAAAAGTATTAGGTATGGCCTGGAGCTAATTCTGGATAACATTGGTTGGAAGCCAGGCTTGGAATCTAGCCTTAACGCGTGGAATACAAAGTGGGTCAATGCAAATACGCCGGAACCGAAAGACCGTTTGCTTGAGTCAGCCTTTCTTTTTCTGGGTAGCCTTCAAGTACGGGAGTTATGGAATCGTGACTTGACGTGGAATGCTTCTCTAGTGCGTGCCCTCTTTAAGGAAAAGGATGCGGATTGGATATTGGTATCTCCCCTATGTACGTCTAGAAAGTATGATGAAGTTTTTTGGCCTCTCACTAGTGATGGAAATTATTCGGTGAAGAGTGGGTACGACATTGCCTTCATGGAGTTTTTTGAACAACATGGTACTCTAAAAGATAAATCCAGGATCACCATGTCAGGGAGGGGTTTTTTTAAGTCCCGCCTTTGGAGTTTACCTGGGCTGAATGTATGGAAGGTTTTGATCTGGAAGATCGTCACAAACACCCTGCCTGTAGGTTATGAGTTTCATAAACGATCGATTGAAGGGAGTCATACATGTCGGATGTGCTTAGGGGATCAACAACATAGCGAGACAATTGAGCATATCTTTAGAGATTGTCCTTTATCTTCCAGAGTTTGGGCAGGGACGGCCCTTGGGATTCGGGTCGAAGGCACTGCGATGATCCCGCTTGGTGATTGGCTCATAAACTGGATCCGATATTTAGATACTTTGGAGGGGGGCGAAAGTCAAATTTTAGTCTTCTTGGCAACCTTATGGGGTCTATGGACCACTCGTAACAATGTGGTCTTCAGAGGAGATCAGGTTATGCCGTGCGTACTTCTTCAGTCAATCGCTAACAATGTTGAGGTGTATCTACAATCTAGATTGAACGAGAAGGAGCACAATGAGAAGATGCAAGGACGAGTGTCACATTCGTTAGGAGATGATGGTATGCAGACTATTAAGGATGGTCACCCAGTTTATATAGTTGGTAGATGGGGTCATTGTAGAGGTATACGGATAAAGGTTGATGCTGGATGGTTGAAGACCTTGGACGCGGCGATAGGGTGGGTGGCGTATGATAGTGATGGGGTTATGATTGAGAGCGGAAGCAGGAAGACTAAGGCTGAATCAGCTCTGCAAGCGGAGGCCTTAGGTATCTCTGAAGTTCTTCAATGGGCCGTCGGTAGGGGATTCTTTCATCTAGAGGTAGTGTCGGATTGTCTACCCTTACTTTGCCAGATTGCAGGTTTTGCAGGAGTTCATCATGGCATCAAAGGCATTCTGCAGGATCTCAAGGACTTTTATGCGTCTTTTCATTGTTTAAGTTTCGCTTATATTGCTAGAAATCTTAATTTTGTAGCACATGGTCTCGCTTCTCGGGCCATGCGAATGTAAAACTCTTTATTTAcggttgccaaaaaaaaaaaaaaaaaaaaaagacctgGTCTTTGTCAAGAGCAGCATCATGTCCATAAAAGAATACACTATGGATCGACCTTAAAGTCCTCAGCACCCTAGCAAGCTCTTCGTCCATCGCCCCTGCACCCTCCAAGCCCTCCAACTTAGGTTGAGTATCTGTCTGATTAGTCGTAAAAAAGTTGTAAGGTGCAATCTGAACAAGATTAGCCTCATTACTCATCCAAACTCCCCGTGTATCATCAACAATCACCACAACACGTTCATCAGACATTACTATATCGATTGATTTCTGACCCTTTATAGCACAATCTTCCCTAGACACTACTTTCCCAAACCGAAACTCATTACCACAACAATCTTCAAGCAATCGCGATATTCTTTCCGTGTAAGGCCGCTTACCCATTGTAAAAATCGAAAGGTCAAACATTGTACTCGCTTCTCGGAGGAACAAGTCAACACCAGGCCTTAGCTTCACCACATGCGTACCTTTGGAAATCTTATGTAGCTTATGTTTACAGTTTCTGATACGTTGCTTGTCTTCCAAAGTAAGCAACGTTTTACATCTAGCATGGATTAGGGTATGGTCTAAATCAAGCACCAAATGTAGCTTTTCTCGCCATAATAAGTTCTCAAAATCGCAATCTCGAAAGAAATTAATTTCTTCAGTGGTGCGACGCATTTTTGGAGGATTAAAGATTATTGTAGAAGAAATTAAAGTATTATACGAAAAATTAAACTgatagtttatttttttttttggtgaaaagaaGCGGGTTTACCCCATTAAACTGATAGTTTATGTTGCTATGTAACAAGTCTATAACTACTCTATATATAGTGGAAATATGGAAAGTAGGGGGGGGTAAGAATTAGGAAATACTCCGTACTATGGTCAATCGCTGTAAGAATAGGAATTACACCACAATTAGGAAACTTTCCATAAAACGTAAACAATTagttatatgtttttttttttgaaaaaatttgATTATTATAGTTATAATcaatatatctatctatctatattattaaaggaaacttttttcgagcgattacagagagtccaataTCTACGAAACGCTTTTGACCAATAACTATTGAGATATTACTTGATTTACATCTACTATAACTATAGATAACAAAAAGATAaactaataatgataaataatatagAATCTTCTCTTACGTAGAAAATAGAGAGAGATTGTCTGCCTTTGTGTAGAATCATACCCTCATTAGAATCATACTTTCAACTTACTTCTTAATCAAATTTTCGTATTGCtaattactatatatatatatatatatatatatatatatatatatatatatatatatatatatatatatatatatatatatactaagtCATATACTTTTACGTTCTCATACTACAGTTATTCCTAGCCTACatattttatcatttatttattttattatgcatcttttaatgaaattttatttttgcatttgttttttccGCTTTTATCGTAGAGTACTATTATGGTTGATGTTATATTGTTATCTTTGATCTTTGATGTATTCTAATGAATTTAGTCTGATCTTCTATTTGTAGGACACATATGTTAATTGCACACGAAGGCTTTAGCTAAGCCAAGCAAAGTTAGTTGCAAAAGTTCACAAAGTGGCCTTCAGTTTATACTTAACAATATTTTTCATCAAGAAAAAGTAAGTTATATCGTTTTTATTGCATATGTGAATTGTTGCGTATACTTTTATGTTATTTAAAGTAGATATTATTTCATTTTATAtttatactaggtagtatcccgcgcttcgcgcggcatgttttaatattttatgattataattgaagaaaaattatataattcatatatatATGACCTCcttcaatattttctcttataaataaatttttctcaaatttaatatttttaagtttaacttcaatgttttaaaataaaatacataagagttttaattaaaactaataagtgataattaattatgcatgatcaacatttaataaataaatttgtgactggtgaaatatcatattaatcaaaataaaatttattcgaataatacaacaatcaacaataagttctcaaattatatcatttcacgataatttatgtctcaaatcaattaatatttattcaaaatgatgtgaacataattttatgtaatttttaattttttatgtataacatgtgacatttatctatcaaacatatagagttcaaactcaacttattcaaatattttgattgtgtcttgcatatgatatgtatcaaacatatctatgagaaatttacaccttttgtttttttaaacaattatatataatgatgtttaagaatTTATTACCAGTAAatataataggttgaactttctcaaatattattttttgatgtttaacttcaaagtatttaaaagataacatataaaatatttaactaaaagtaatacgaagtatttggttagtcataatcagttttttatatttgacttatacatatttaattaaagatattaaaaaaaaaaatttaacctgttttctactttttcatgtcatttataatactatattacttaataatcattacttttgttttgataattcaaatgcactcgcgatcactatgtacatacagtcatacacactcgtacacatactcgttcTACACTATTGAAACTTATCAAAATCTTatatgtattcaatttgtccaatataattGTTTTCATTCTcagactataaaaacttatctcttagtagtttttttaaagttgtgtttttaatatatacaatgacttttccaaatatatttttcttatataatggatttaatagtctaaattttataactttctcaaaatgttttttatgtaaatgtaaactattgtgagacactcactttaatcatctatacatatcaaaataattatttcaataaatataatgaaaattatactcaattgaaagcatttttcacaatgaacgcaattatttacattttaaaattttttatcaaaataactttttagtaaatttagaatcaaatcaccgtaattattgaatataattttttaataaaatttattaaactataattaatgccttgctgagatttatacaacatttattatgtttgtatttaatttcagctgtaattaatacgtgTATTTAAGGCTGGATTGACACGTGGTGCATCCATCCATCACGCGTTTCAAcccaattatatatatatatatatatatatatatatatatatatatatatatatatatatatatatatatagtaataagatcaaatgagtccatttcttacatttgagtccataagtcccctttagagccattggatgaggaagatggagggttgagattggaagcaaaaagGAAGGGATTAAAGCTCATTAAaccactctctcactacctatactaattaatcactaactcttcctaattaactactaatttaatatatatacttttccaaacaccacttctctctcatatctcataatttcactcattttttatctctcaaaaacctctcctctctaaaaaaaaacaaacaaattcaaaaacaaaaaaaatcaaaaaatttccccCCCTTTTCTCTCCAACCCAACCCACCGGTACCACCACCTCCCCACCCCGCTGCCACTGTTACCCTTCCCACCGCCAataacccaccaccaccaccgacacCATCGTTCCTCAGCCGTCCTCTTCTCCTTTTCCTCCACCTCCCGCCCCCTCACCCTCAACCTCGCCCGACAACACCCTCACCCCCACCCGCCTTCTAACCACTCTTATCCACCACCCACGTCGGCCACCGCTACCACCTCAGCCCACCAACTTGTCTCTCTTCATCTCCCCCTCACCCAGATCTGCCGCCATCCACATCACCTGCCCCCACTACCGCCACACATGACCTGCCGTCCTCCCTCCGCCAcacacgacctttcccctgccgCTCCCTCCTCATGCTGCCGTCTCCCTCCTCCCTCCTCCTCTGCCGCGCGGCTGCTGACACCACGCATTTCCTCTTCtccttttcttctatttttttccAGATCTGGAGGTGTTTGGTGGTGTTGTGGCTGtcgtggtggaggtggtggtagtgggatgggtttttgttttgtgtctAGAAGATAGAGTTTGGGTGTTctgttgtgtttttgttttgtgtcTCGAAAATACTTCCTGTTTGTTGTGTTACACGCGGTTGGTGTCATGTTTAgtcaaattttgtattttttttttttttttttgtatttattCCATATTAGTCTTGTTGTACCAAATCttgtcttttttcttttttttgtgtaTTTACTCCACATTAGTCTTGTTGTAcatatttctttcaaatttcctttttattttttcctagatcttatttatattttgtgaGATCTCATTTTTTAACTCTTTTCACTAAATTTTTTAGTCTTGTAACTTTTTTCGGCTAGAATAAcatttttttcggctaaaattacactttttgttgttaaaattacacttttttctgttagaattacactttttttctgttaaaattacacttttcttcattaaaattacattttgttctgttaaaattatacctttttcttttaaaatcacactttcctccattaaaattacacttttttatgttaaatttatacttttttttgctagaataacacttttttcggctaaaattacactttttgttgttagaattacacttttttctgttaaaattacacttttttttgctagaataacacttttttcggctaaaattacactttttgttgttagaattacacttttctgttaaaattacactttttttgctagaataacactttttttcggctaaaattacactttttgttgttagaattacactttttttttttaaaattacactttttttagctagaataacacttttttcggctaaaattacactttttgttgttagaattacactttttattgttagaattacactttttttagttaaaataacacttttttcggctaaaattacactttttgttgttagaattacactttttttagttagaataacacttttttcggctaaaattacactttttgttgttagaattacactattttctgttagaattacacttacctctattgcactaatgttacactctcaatggacttggtcatattctcatattctcattggactaatgttacactctcaatggactatggactgtggactgaaattatacttttctagactaaaattaca
The Silene latifolia isolate original U9 population chromosome 11, ASM4854445v1, whole genome shotgun sequence genome window above contains:
- the LOC141613275 gene encoding RNA polymerase II C-terminal domain phosphatase-like 4, with protein sequence MRRTTEEINFFRDCDFENLLWREKLHLVLDLDHTLIHARCKTLLTLEDKQRIRNCKHKLHKISKGTHVVKLRPGVDLFLREASTMFDLSIFTMGKRPYTERISRLLEDCCGNEFRFGKVVSREDCAIKGQKSIDIVMSDERVVVIVDDTRGVWMSNEANLVQIAPYNFFTTNQTDTQPKLEGLEGAGAMDEELARVLRTLRSIHSVFFYGHDAALDKDQVFFFFFFFWQP